A single Campylobacter ureolyticus ACS-301-V-Sch3b DNA region contains:
- a CDS encoding 2-oxoacid:acceptor oxidoreductase family protein, producing the protein MTTKLRFVGVGGQGVILAGEILAAAKIKAGGFGVKASTYTSQVRGGPTKVDIILSDDEILYPYADDIDFMIATAQVSFNSFKNDVKKGAVIVVEPNLVSPSDEDRKKWKIYEIPIISIAKDEVGNVITQSVVALGIAVGFTKVMDKELVRNEMLRSVPEKVKEANIKAYDLGLKAANELLKN; encoded by the coding sequence ATGACAACAAAACTTAGATTCGTGGGAGTTGGTGGACAAGGAGTTATACTAGCAGGTGAGATTTTAGCAGCTGCAAAGATAAAAGCAGGTGGCTTTGGTGTAAAGGCATCAACTTATACCTCTCAAGTTAGGGGTGGTCCTACAAAAGTTGATATTATACTAAGTGATGATGAGATTTTATATCCATATGCTGATGATATAGACTTTATGATAGCAACAGCACAAGTTAGCTTTAACAGTTTTAAAAATGATGTAAAAAAAGGCGCAGTTATTGTAGTAGAGCCAAATTTGGTAAGCCCAAGCGATGAAGATAGGAAAAAATGGAAAATTTATGAAATTCCTATTATTTCAATTGCAAAAGATGAAGTTGGAAATGTAATAACTCAAAGTGTTGTAGCTCTTGGGATTGCGGTTGGCTTTACAAAAGTTATGGATAAAGAACTCGTTAGAAATGAGATGTTAAGAAGTGTGCCTGAAAAAGTAAAAGAAGCAAACATAAAAGCTTATGATTTAGGACTAAAAGCAGCAAATGAGCTATTGAAAAATTAA
- a CDS encoding hydrogenase small subunit, giving the protein MVKDKLLEKITLRLNEVEKLPKMKEGSIIQTLEENGLSRRDFMKWAGAMTATLGLSSAFIPAVSKAAELADRLPVIWLHMAECTGCSESLLRTATPSIDSLIFDYISLEYHETIMSASGWQAEENLEQAIEKYKGQYILMVEGGIPAGTSEYFLTVGPHGTTGAEHCRIACKNAAAIFAIGTCSSFGGIQAAYPNPTNSQALSKIVNQPVINVPGCPPSEKNIVGNVLNYILFGTLPALDSYNRPKWAYRLRIHDLCERRGRFDAGEFVQHFGDQGAKDGYCLYKVGCKGPYTFNNCSQERFNSHTSWPIQAGHGCIGCSEPDFWDTMGPFEEPLADRLYKSVFGGLGADATADKIGIGVLAVAGVAIAAHAAVGSFKKNKGE; this is encoded by the coding sequence ATGGTAAAGGATAAGTTATTAGAAAAAATAACTTTAAGGCTTAATGAAGTTGAAAAATTGCCTAAAATGAAGGAAGGCTCTATCATACAAACTCTTGAAGAAAATGGTCTTTCAAGAAGAGATTTTATGAAATGGGCTGGAGCTATGACAGCAACTCTTGGTCTTAGTAGTGCTTTTATACCTGCAGTTTCAAAAGCAGCTGAGCTAGCAGATAGACTTCCTGTTATTTGGTTACACATGGCTGAATGTACAGGCTGTAGTGAAAGTTTATTAAGAACAGCAACACCAAGTATTGATAGTTTAATATTCGATTATATTTCACTTGAATATCATGAGACTATAATGTCAGCAAGTGGTTGGCAAGCTGAAGAAAATTTAGAGCAAGCCATAGAAAAGTACAAAGGTCAATATATTTTGATGGTTGAGGGCGGAATTCCTGCTGGAACAAGTGAGTATTTTTTAACAGTTGGACCACACGGAACAACTGGAGCAGAACATTGTAGGATAGCTTGTAAAAATGCCGCAGCTATTTTTGCGATTGGAACCTGTTCAAGCTTTGGTGGTATTCAAGCAGCTTATCCTAACCCAACAAACTCTCAAGCTCTTAGTAAGATAGTTAATCAACCAGTTATAAATGTACCTGGCTGTCCTCCAAGTGAGAAAAATATAGTTGGAAACGTATTAAACTATATATTATTTGGAACACTTCCTGCACTTGATTCATACAATAGACCAAAATGGGCATATAGACTTAGAATTCATGATCTTTGCGAAAGAAGAGGAAGATTTGATGCTGGTGAGTTTGTACAGCACTTTGGCGATCAAGGAGCAAAAGATGGATATTGCCTATATAAAGTAGGCTGTAAAGGACCATACACATTTAACAACTGTTCACAAGAAAGATTTAACTCTCATACTTCTTGGCCGATACAAGCAGGACATGGCTGTATAGGTTGTTCAGAGCCTGACTTTTGGGATACAATGGGGCCATTTGAAGAGCCTTTAGCAGATAGATTATATAAAAGTGTTTTTGGCGGACTTGGAGCAGATGCAACAGCTGATAAAATAGGAATAGGTGTTTTAGCAGTTGCAGGAGTTGCCATTGCAGCTCACGCAGCAGTTGGTTCATTTAAGAAAAATAAAGGAGAGTAA
- a CDS encoding 2-oxoglutarate synthase subunit alpha: protein MSVEVISTGNALVAKAAIDCGCKFFGGYPITPSSEIAHEMSVRLPEVGGTFIQMEDEISGISVALGASMSGAKAMTASSGPGISLKSEQIGLAFIAEIPLVIVNVMRGGPSTGLPTRVSQGDILQAKSPTHGDYQSITLIPGSLEEVYTFTIKAFNLAFKFMTPVFLLLDETLGHMQAKAVLPDIKDIKIYKRDEFKGEKNNYLPYKADIDKPAVLNPFFKGYRYHITGLHHGNTGFPTENGEIVDYNIKRLFNKINLHKDEICEFEEFNLENAEICIIAYGSVNLAVKSAIEILNKEGIKVGLFRPLTLWPSSKKKIKEICDKFKNILVVELNLGQYFGEIQKCGLRDDLHTLFKANGRPISPNEIIKKVKEIKGVK from the coding sequence ATGAGTGTGGAAGTTATCTCAACTGGCAATGCTCTAGTGGCAAAAGCTGCAATTGATTGTGGCTGTAAATTCTTTGGTGGATATCCAATAACTCCATCTAGTGAGATAGCTCATGAAATGAGTGTAAGGCTTCCAGAAGTTGGTGGAACTTTTATTCAAATGGAAGATGAAATTTCTGGCATTTCAGTTGCGCTTGGAGCTTCTATGAGTGGAGCAAAAGCAATGACGGCAAGCAGTGGTCCTGGAATTTCTTTAAAATCAGAACAAATCGGTCTTGCGTTTATAGCTGAAATTCCTCTTGTTATTGTAAATGTTATGAGAGGAGGTCCATCAACTGGTCTTCCAACTAGGGTATCACAAGGTGATATTTTACAAGCTAAAAGTCCAACTCATGGAGATTATCAAAGCATAACTTTAATACCAGGAAGCTTAGAAGAAGTCTATACTTTTACAATAAAAGCTTTTAATTTAGCTTTTAAATTTATGACACCTGTTTTTTTACTTCTTGATGAAACACTTGGTCACATGCAAGCAAAGGCTGTTTTACCAGATATTAAAGATATAAAAATATATAAAAGAGATGAGTTTAAAGGTGAAAAAAACAACTATTTGCCATATAAAGCAGATATTGATAAACCTGCTGTTTTAAATCCTTTTTTTAAAGGTTATCGTTATCACATCACAGGACTTCATCACGGAAATACAGGATTTCCAACTGAAAATGGCGAGATAGTTGATTATAATATTAAAAGACTTTTTAATAAGATAAATTTGCATAAAGATGAAATTTGTGAATTTGAAGAGTTTAACTTAGAAAATGCTGAAATTTGTATAATAGCTTATGGAAGTGTAAATTTAGCAGTTAAAAGTGCCATTGAAATTTTAAATAAAGAAGGTATTAAGGTTGGGCTTTTTAGACCTTTAACCTTATGGCCAAGCAGTAAGAAAAAAATAAAAGAAATTTGTGATAAATTTAAAAATATCTTAGTAGTTGAGTTAAATTTAGGACAATATTTTGGAGAAATTCAAAAATGTGGTTTAAGAGATGATTTACACACACTTTTTAAAGCAAATGGAAGACCAATAAGTCCAAATGAAATTATTAAAAAAGTAAAAGAAATCAAAGGAGTGAAATAA
- the sucC gene encoding ADP-forming succinate--CoA ligase subunit beta has product MNIHEYQAKALCKEFGIKTADGLLALTSLEAVNNAKKLGGEIWAIKAQIHAGGRGLGGGVKIAKSLDEVEQYAKNMIKMTLITPQTGKNGKVVNKIYIEKGCKIKKEFYLSLSFNRDSQKLCLIASSSGGISIEEISSSNPELIKAIFIDPQIGLMDFHILEISSFLGFDKDKYTKFHDILTKIYDLYMQKDAVLIETNPLILDEDDEFLVLDAKMSFDDSALFRHPEILVLRDLDEEDSAEIEAKKHSLSYVKLDGNIGCMVNGAGLAMGTMDAINFAGGKPANFLDVGGLASSHTVAKAFEIILKDEFVKVIFINIFGGIVRCDRIANGIIEAINLINPKIPIVIRLDGTNAKEAEYILKKANILNLIPVKNLEDGAILSVKLSKESNKDIK; this is encoded by the coding sequence ATGAATATCCATGAGTATCAAGCAAAAGCACTTTGCAAAGAATTTGGTATAAAAACAGCCGATGGATTACTTGCATTAACAAGTTTAGAAGCTGTTAATAATGCTAAAAAACTAGGTGGTGAAATTTGGGCTATAAAAGCTCAAATTCATGCAGGTGGAAGAGGACTTGGAGGTGGAGTTAAAATAGCTAAAAGCTTAGATGAAGTTGAGCAATATGCAAAAAATATGATTAAAATGACCTTAATCACTCCACAAACTGGAAAAAATGGCAAAGTTGTAAATAAAATATATATTGAAAAGGGCTGTAAAATAAAAAAAGAGTTTTATTTAAGCCTTTCGTTTAATCGTGACTCTCAAAAACTTTGTTTAATAGCAAGCTCAAGTGGTGGAATAAGCATAGAAGAGATATCAAGCTCAAACCCAGAGCTTATAAAGGCTATTTTTATTGATCCACAAATCGGTCTTATGGATTTTCATATTTTAGAGATTTCATCATTCTTAGGTTTTGATAAGGATAAATATACCAAATTTCACGATATTTTAACTAAAATTTATGATCTTTATATGCAAAAAGATGCTGTTTTGATAGAAACAAATCCATTAATCCTAGATGAAGATGATGAGTTTTTAGTACTTGATGCAAAAATGAGCTTTGATGATAGTGCACTTTTTAGACATCCTGAAATTTTAGTTTTAAGGGATTTGGATGAAGAAGATAGTGCCGAGATAGAGGCTAAAAAACACTCTTTAAGCTATGTAAAACTAGATGGCAATATAGGATGTATGGTAAATGGTGCAGGTTTAGCTATGGGGACAATGGATGCGATTAATTTTGCTGGCGGAAAACCTGCAAATTTTTTAGATGTTGGAGGACTTGCAAGCTCTCATACTGTGGCAAAAGCATTTGAAATTATTCTAAAAGATGAGTTTGTAAAGGTGATTTTTATAAATATTTTTGGAGGCATTGTAAGATGTGATAGGATTGCAAATGGCATAATAGAGGCAATAAATTTAATAAATCCTAAAATTCCAATTGTTATAAGACTTGATGGAACAAACGCAAAAGAAGCAGAGTATATTTTAAAAAAAGCAAATATTTTAAATTTAATTCCTGTAAAAAATTTAGAAGATGGTGCTATTTTGTCTGTAAAACTTTCAAAAGAGTCTAACAAGGATATCAAATGA
- a CDS encoding 4Fe-4S dicluster domain-containing protein: protein MENLKAVWVDESRCKACNICVSYCPSGTLAMRYEPKAIQGMMIEVLNDKTCIGCRDCETHCPDFAIFVADKGFKFAKLTPEARALSQAIKENNFMKIKDEL, encoded by the coding sequence ATGGAAAATTTAAAAGCTGTTTGGGTTGATGAGAGTAGATGTAAAGCTTGTAATATCTGTGTAAGCTACTGCCCAAGTGGGACTTTGGCTATGAGATATGAGCCAAAGGCTATTCAAGGTATGATGATAGAAGTATTAAATGACAAAACCTGTATTGGTTGCAGGGATTGTGAAACACATTGTCCTGATTTTGCTATTTTTGTGGCTGATAAAGGTTTTAAATTTGCAAAACTTACACCAGAAGCAAGAGCACTTTCACAAGCTATTAAAGAAAATAATTTTATGAAAATAAAGGATGAATTATGA
- a CDS encoding NADP-dependent isocitrate dehydrogenase produces MSDIVYTYTDEAPALATFSLYPIIENFLSKAGVSIEMVDISLAGRVLAAFSDELNLNINDDLKFLGKLTEDKNANIIKLPNISASIPQLNACIKELQEKGFNVPNFVNEPKNDEEKTIKEKYLKVLGSAVNPVLRQGNSIRTAAKAVKNYAKTHPHNNGIWNKNVKTEIFYMDKGDFYSNEKSTVFKNDTTLTIKFTADNKKEKILKNDLRISKNEVVDATFMSAKELDKFIEKSLDYALQNNLLYSVHLKATMMKVSDPVIFGHFVKEFFKVVFNEYKLEFEKLGINENNGLKDLFERLENSKLKDEILSKFDEIYKTRPNLAMVDSDKGITNLHVPSDVIIDASIPAMLRNSGKMWDKNGELKECLAVIPDKTYAVVYESMLNDLKKNGSLDPSIIGSVTNVGLMAKKAEEYGSHDKTFVIEEDGKIEVFDKKEKYFEFEVKKGDIFRMTTVKDEAIKNWIKIAFDLAKEKDIKPIFWLDKNRAHDNNLIKIIKNEVKDSKEYEILAPKDALIKTNEIIRSGKDAISVTGNVLRDYLTDLYPILELGTSAKMLSIVPLLNGGGMFETGAGGSAPKHAEQLLNENHLRWDSLGEFMALAQSLKYLDKPKAKILGAALDDAICKFLENDKSPKRKVGEPDTRNSHFYLALYFADELLKTDLKKEFEILAKELKENEKIINDELLKVQGKGADLGGYYKFDPKKAEEILRPSKTLNKIIG; encoded by the coding sequence ATGAGTGATATTGTTTATACCTATACCGATGAAGCACCAGCTTTAGCAACTTTTTCACTATACCCAATAATTGAAAATTTTTTAAGTAAAGCAGGTGTTAGCATAGAAATGGTTGACATTTCTCTTGCAGGGCGAGTTCTAGCAGCTTTTAGTGATGAGTTAAATTTAAATATTAATGATGATTTAAAATTTTTAGGAAAATTAACAGAAGATAAAAACGCAAATATTATAAAACTTCCAAATATTTCAGCTTCTATCCCGCAACTTAATGCTTGCATAAAAGAGCTTCAAGAAAAAGGTTTTAATGTTCCAAATTTTGTAAATGAGCCAAAAAACGATGAAGAAAAAACTATAAAAGAAAAATATTTAAAAGTTTTAGGAAGCGCTGTAAATCCTGTTTTAAGACAAGGAAATAGCATAAGAACAGCTGCAAAAGCAGTAAAAAACTATGCTAAAACTCATCCACATAATAATGGCATTTGGAATAAAAATGTAAAAACTGAAATTTTTTATATGGATAAAGGAGATTTTTACTCAAATGAAAAATCTACTGTATTTAAAAATGATACAACTTTAACCATTAAATTTACAGCCGATAACAAAAAAGAAAAAATTTTAAAAAATGATTTAAGAATTTCAAAAAATGAAGTAGTTGATGCAACTTTTATGAGTGCAAAAGAACTTGATAAATTTATTGAAAAAAGTTTAGATTATGCTCTACAAAACAATCTTTTATACTCAGTTCATTTAAAAGCTACAATGATGAAAGTAAGTGATCCAGTGATTTTTGGACATTTTGTAAAAGAATTTTTTAAAGTAGTTTTTAATGAGTATAAACTTGAGTTTGAAAAACTTGGAATAAATGAAAACAACGGACTAAAAGATCTATTTGAAAGACTTGAAAACTCAAAATTAAAAGATGAAATTTTATCTAAATTTGATGAAATTTATAAAACTAGACCAAATTTGGCAATGGTTGATAGCGATAAAGGAATTACAAATTTACATGTTCCAAGCGATGTTATAATTGATGCATCAATTCCTGCAATGTTGCGAAATAGTGGTAAAATGTGGGATAAAAATGGTGAGTTAAAAGAGTGCTTAGCTGTAATTCCTGATAAAACTTATGCTGTAGTTTATGAAAGCATGCTAAATGACTTAAAGAAAAATGGATCACTTGATCCAAGTATTATAGGAAGTGTTACAAATGTTGGGCTAATGGCTAAAAAAGCTGAAGAATACGGAAGTCATGATAAAACTTTTGTTATAGAAGAAGATGGAAAAATAGAAGTTTTTGATAAAAAAGAGAAATATTTTGAGTTTGAAGTTAAAAAAGGCGATATTTTTAGAATGACAACTGTTAAAGATGAGGCTATAAAAAACTGGATAAAAATAGCTTTTGATTTAGCAAAAGAAAAAGATATTAAACCTATTTTTTGGCTTGATAAAAACAGAGCCCACGATAATAACTTAATAAAAATTATAAAAAATGAAGTTAAAGACAGTAAAGAGTACGAAATTTTAGCACCAAAAGACGCACTCATAAAAACAAATGAAATTATTAGAAGTGGAAAAGATGCGATTAGCGTAACTGGAAATGTTTTAAGAGATTATTTAACTGACCTTTATCCTATATTAGAACTTGGCACAAGTGCAAAAATGCTTTCAATAGTACCACTTTTAAATGGTGGTGGCATGTTTGAAACAGGAGCTGGTGGCTCAGCACCAAAACACGCAGAACAACTTTTAAATGAAAATCACCTTAGATGGGATAGCTTAGGGGAATTTATGGCTTTGGCACAGAGTTTAAAATATCTAGATAAACCAAAAGCCAAAATACTTGGTGCTGCGCTTGATGATGCGATTTGTAAATTTTTAGAAAATGATAAATCCCCAAAAAGAAAAGTAGGAGAACCTGATACTAGAAATAGTCATTTTTATTTAGCTTTATATTTTGCAGATGAGCTTTTAAAAACTGATTTGAAAAAAGAATTTGAAATTTTAGCAAAAGAGTTAAAAGAAAATGAAAAAATAATAAATGATGAACTTTTAAAAGTTCAAGGAAAAGGTGCTGATTTAGGAGGGTATTATAAATTTGATCCTAAAAAAGCTGAAGAAATTTTAAGACCAAGTAAAACTTTAAATAAAATAATAGGATAA
- a CDS encoding lactate/malate family dehydrogenase, whose protein sequence is MKIGIIGAGNIGSNIASLLISQDLASEILLIDINEKLALGKMLDLSTLSVILDKNIKINSTLDYSKLKDFDIVVITAGITRKEGQSREELAKINASIVGETSKKIAEFSPNAIIIVVTNPLDLMVYACYKNSGFNKNKIIGMAGELDSARAKLNLAKLKNISPTSAKINVFGMHNDEMIIQTSQDVTKDEFQTIKDETINAGANITKLLGTSAYYAPAAAVVKMIKAIKNGGNVIASVLDDNEICFGKEIKLSKKGVEKIVENEVYKSVDTSNFIKLKKSL, encoded by the coding sequence ATGAAAATAGGAATAATCGGAGCTGGGAATATCGGCTCAAATATAGCTTCTTTGTTAATTTCACAAGATTTAGCAAGTGAAATTTTACTAATTGATATAAATGAAAAACTCGCACTTGGTAAAATGCTTGATTTAAGTACTTTAAGTGTGATTTTAGATAAAAATATCAAAATAAACTCTACGCTTGATTATAGTAAATTAAAAGATTTTGATATTGTTGTTATAACAGCTGGAATTACTAGAAAAGAAGGGCAAAGCAGAGAAGAGTTGGCTAAAATAAATGCCTCAATAGTAGGGGAAACTTCAAAAAAAATAGCTGAGTTTTCTCCAAATGCTATTATTATAGTTGTCACAAATCCACTTGATTTAATGGTTTATGCATGTTATAAAAATAGTGGCTTTAATAAAAATAAAATCATAGGAATGGCAGGAGAGTTAGATAGTGCAAGAGCAAAGTTAAATTTAGCAAAGCTTAAAAATATTTCTCCAACCAGTGCAAAAATAAATGTTTTTGGAATGCATAATGATGAGATGATAATTCAAACTAGCCAAGATGTAACTAAAGATGAATTTCAAACTATAAAAGATGAAACGATAAATGCCGGAGCAAATATAACAAAACTATTAGGCACATCTGCATATTATGCACCAGCAGCAGCTGTTGTTAAGATGATAAAAGCTATTAAAAATGGAGGAAATGTTATTGCCTCTGTTTTGGATGATAATGAGATATGTTTTGGAAAAGAGATAAAACTTAGTAAAAAAGGTGTTGAAAAAATAGTAGAAAATGAAGTTTATAAAAGTGTTGATACTTCAAATTTTATAAAATTAAAAAAGAGCTTATAA
- a CDS encoding 2-oxoglutarate ferredoxin oxidoreductase subunit beta, producing the protein MAFNYDKYLRTDKLPTLWCWGCGDGVILKAIIRAIDAMGWDLDDVCVVSGIGCSGRMSSYINCNTVHTTHGRALAYATGIKLANPTKNVIVVTGDGDGLAIGGNHTIHAARRNIGIKHILINNFIYGLTNSQTSPTTPKGFWTVTAQRGNIDPSFNATDLLIGAGATFVARQTIINADALVKLLVKGFSHDGYAFFDIFSNCHINLGRKNKMAQATDMIKWIENITVNKIKYDKLNDEEKVGLFPLGVLHEDNSHLEYTKAYAKVIEAAQNKTKIDFKEIV; encoded by the coding sequence ATGGCATTTAATTATGATAAATATCTACGAACCGATAAGCTTCCAACTCTTTGGTGCTGGGGATGTGGCGATGGTGTGATTTTAAAGGCTATTATAAGAGCTATTGATGCTATGGGTTGGGATTTAGATGATGTTTGTGTAGTAAGTGGCATAGGATGCAGTGGAAGAATGAGCTCGTATATAAATTGCAATACAGTTCATACAACGCATGGTAGAGCATTAGCTTATGCAACAGGTATAAAACTAGCTAATCCAACTAAAAATGTTATTGTTGTAACAGGTGATGGAGATGGTCTTGCAATTGGTGGAAACCACACAATTCACGCTGCAAGAAGAAATATAGGTATTAAACATATTTTAATAAATAATTTTATTTATGGTCTTACAAATTCTCAAACCTCTCCAACAACACCAAAGGGCTTTTGGACAGTTACTGCGCAAAGAGGAAATATAGATCCAAGTTTTAATGCAACTGATTTATTAATTGGAGCAGGGGCGACATTTGTAGCAAGACAGACGATAATAAATGCAGATGCCTTAGTTAAACTTTTAGTAAAAGGTTTTAGCCATGATGGGTATGCTTTTTTCGATATTTTTTCAAATTGCCATATAAATTTAGGTAGAAAAAACAAAATGGCACAAGCTACTGATATGATAAAGTGGATTGAAAACATAACAGTAAATAAAATAAAATATGATAAATTAAACGATGAAGAAAAAGTAGGGCTTTTTCCACTTGGAGTTTTACACGAAGATAATTCTCACCTTGAATATACAAAAGCCTATGCTAAGGTTATAGAGGCCGCACAAAATAAAACTAAGATTGACTTTAAGGAGATAGTATGA
- the sucD gene encoding succinate--CoA ligase subunit alpha, with protein MSILIDKSTKVIVQGFTGKEATFHSQKCLEYGTLIVGGVTPFKGGVTHLGLPVFNTVKEAVEKTNASVSLIFVPAMFVANAIIEAANAGIKLCIVITEHAPLNDIIKAKNFANKCGMQIIGPNSPGIISADECKLGIMPGDIFKKSNLNIGLISKSGTLTYEGAKQILDEGYGISTAIGIGGDRVIGLGFSELLEMFEKDDDTKAIVLIGEIGGILEIEAAKTIKDKISKPVVAFIAGVTAPKGKRMGHAGAIVSDYNSTAKGKMQSLEKAGVHVVQSPAHIGRKLKEVLG; from the coding sequence ATGAGTATTTTAATTGATAAATCTACAAAAGTTATTGTTCAAGGCTTTACAGGCAAAGAGGCTACATTTCACTCACAAAAATGCCTTGAATATGGCACTTTAATAGTTGGCGGAGTAACTCCATTTAAAGGTGGAGTTACCCATCTTGGACTTCCTGTTTTTAACACTGTTAAAGAAGCTGTTGAAAAAACAAATGCTAGTGTTTCACTTATATTTGTTCCTGCTATGTTTGTGGCTAATGCCATTATAGAAGCTGCAAATGCTGGCATTAAACTATGTATTGTTATCACAGAACATGCCCCATTAAATGACATAATAAAGGCAAAAAATTTTGCAAATAAATGTGGCATGCAAATAATAGGTCCAAACTCACCTGGCATTATAAGTGCAGATGAATGCAAGCTTGGAATTATGCCTGGAGATATTTTTAAAAAATCAAATTTAAATATAGGTTTAATCTCAAAGTCAGGAACATTAACCTATGAGGGTGCAAAGCAAATTTTAGATGAGGGATATGGCATCTCAACAGCTATTGGCATAGGTGGAGATAGGGTTATAGGACTTGGATTTAGTGAGCTTTTAGAGATGTTTGAAAAAGATGATGATACAAAAGCAATTGTTTTAATAGGTGAAATTGGAGGTATTTTAGAAATAGAAGCTGCAAAAACCATAAAGGATAAAATTTCAAAACCAGTTGTTGCCTTTATAGCTGGTGTTACAGCTCCAAAAGGTAAAAGAATGGGGCATGCAGGTGCTATAGTAAGTGATTATAATTCAACTGCAAAAGGAAAAATGCAGTCTTTAGAAAAAGCTGGTGTTCATGTAGTGCAAAGCCCTGCTCATATTGGCAGAAAATTAAAAGAAGTATTAGGCTAA